A genomic window from Glaciihabitans sp. INWT7 includes:
- a CDS encoding alpha-amylase family glycosyl hydrolase, with the protein MSAPDLAVVFECSITIVAGGTEHRGSTGGLEYRSTSAVSLAGPLEQIRGRVELSARVFEVPVGTSDSSSWTACWRYEFRQHSPRIAISLQIFAETNDAVARNVHIDLGAVLTERDIWHVHSPGNQLRTNLPLRDLTHSAAISPAAGLKGSIGLVAFDRTDIPFTCVVWPLSVTEIGDISVLPTEVGASVHWQTDVAGQPGEGAALSCSTLFLDLVANSFQTYLSSVPAALARMGITSPNAVPAWAAEANIYEVQIGFSVFDGGFQYSPYPTAEDLLADLDRIQSLGYNTLQIMPRQPYPSYNVHDFDDITTSYGDEKVLRALIVDAHSRGMKVIVDILLHGVIDGESVRQAIDAIRSGPYANRLDEDQLDNFSLDVSEDESYLIAWSRHLIDFEQYWIGGSPEHHPLIDQHPEWFCRDSEGNVTGIYTKAFDVAHPGWQRYFIDSALSLVTRLDIDGFRFDAPTYNYFSNWSGRTRENAAVSTMGCLPLFDQLRVELKALKPEALLYTEPSGVLHRQAMDLNYNYDEHWLIGAVMMNGAGNTQWVRNARELGQWWEEKDASLPIGSMTAHHIDSHDTFWWPLPGRKWRREQFGSAATAAWMTVFALSGGPYMTFVGGEVSIEGQVRAINRVRREHPEFVLGISDYSAISCDDEHVYSVVRRGATQTGLCLVNLSENDRTVLCVLQENVIGDPVSTVTTRSLLDDSVVVWTRQDGGWITTITLAAYQSCILSL; encoded by the coding sequence GTGAGCGCTCCAGATTTAGCGGTCGTGTTCGAATGTTCCATCACAATCGTCGCGGGAGGAACGGAACACCGCGGTTCGACCGGAGGATTGGAGTATCGCTCTACCTCTGCCGTGTCATTGGCCGGACCGCTGGAACAGATTCGCGGGCGCGTTGAACTGAGCGCTCGAGTGTTCGAGGTCCCGGTGGGTACCTCCGATTCCTCCTCCTGGACAGCATGCTGGCGATACGAATTTCGCCAGCACTCCCCTCGAATCGCAATCAGTTTGCAGATTTTTGCCGAAACCAACGACGCAGTTGCCCGGAATGTTCACATCGATCTGGGAGCGGTGTTGACCGAACGGGATATCTGGCACGTTCACTCCCCTGGCAACCAGCTGCGCACCAACCTGCCTCTGAGAGATCTCACCCATTCGGCTGCTATCTCCCCCGCCGCCGGCCTGAAAGGCTCGATTGGGCTGGTGGCATTTGACCGGACTGATATTCCTTTCACCTGCGTAGTCTGGCCTCTGTCCGTCACGGAGATCGGCGACATCTCCGTATTGCCGACTGAAGTGGGGGCGTCTGTTCACTGGCAGACGGATGTGGCAGGGCAACCAGGTGAGGGCGCAGCGCTTTCCTGTTCAACGCTGTTCCTAGATTTAGTCGCGAATTCATTCCAGACATACCTCTCTTCAGTACCAGCAGCTTTGGCCAGGATGGGGATTACCTCACCAAATGCCGTTCCGGCGTGGGCTGCGGAGGCAAATATCTACGAAGTGCAAATCGGATTCTCCGTCTTCGACGGAGGCTTCCAATACTCCCCGTACCCCACCGCAGAGGACTTATTGGCAGATTTGGACCGGATCCAATCCCTCGGCTACAACACGCTGCAGATCATGCCGCGCCAGCCCTACCCGAGTTACAACGTTCACGATTTCGACGACATCACCACCAGCTACGGGGACGAGAAGGTTCTCCGTGCGCTGATAGTTGATGCCCATTCGCGCGGCATGAAAGTCATTGTCGACATTCTTTTGCACGGGGTTATCGATGGCGAGTCAGTACGACAGGCGATCGACGCGATCCGGTCCGGACCCTACGCGAATCGTCTGGATGAGGACCAGTTGGACAACTTCTCCTTAGACGTGTCCGAGGACGAAAGCTATTTGATCGCCTGGAGTCGTCATCTCATCGACTTCGAACAATATTGGATCGGCGGTTCCCCGGAACATCACCCGCTCATCGATCAGCATCCGGAATGGTTCTGCCGCGACTCGGAGGGCAACGTTACCGGCATCTACACCAAAGCATTTGACGTCGCACATCCCGGATGGCAACGCTATTTCATCGACAGTGCGCTGAGTCTTGTCACCCGGCTCGACATCGATGGATTCCGATTCGACGCACCAACGTACAACTACTTCAGCAATTGGTCCGGCCGCACAAGAGAGAACGCCGCCGTCTCCACTATGGGTTGCCTCCCCTTGTTCGATCAACTCCGCGTCGAACTGAAGGCTCTGAAACCAGAGGCCCTGCTCTACACCGAGCCGTCGGGCGTCCTGCATCGTCAGGCGATGGACCTGAACTACAACTACGACGAGCATTGGCTAATCGGTGCTGTAATGATGAACGGGGCAGGGAATACGCAATGGGTGCGCAACGCGCGCGAGCTTGGTCAATGGTGGGAAGAAAAAGACGCAAGTCTCCCTATTGGATCTATGACAGCTCACCACATCGACAGCCACGACACGTTCTGGTGGCCCCTCCCGGGCCGCAAATGGCGGCGTGAGCAATTCGGATCTGCAGCCACCGCCGCATGGATGACAGTCTTCGCCCTCAGCGGCGGCCCCTATATGACCTTCGTCGGCGGTGAAGTCTCGATCGAAGGCCAGGTACGCGCTATCAACCGGGTAAGGAGGGAACATCCTGAGTTCGTTCTGGGGATTTCGGACTACAGCGCTATTTCCTGCGACGACGAGCACGTCTACTCCGTCGTCCGCCGCGGGGCCACCCAGACGGGACTTTGCCTGGTGAACCTGAGCGAGAACGATCGGACAGTGCTTTGCGTACTGCAGGAAAACGTCATCGGTGATCCGGTATCGACTGTCACAACCCGCAGCCTGCTGGATGATTCGGTTGTGGTTTGGACGAGACAAGACGGTGGCTGGATTACCACAATCACTTTGGCGGCGTATCAGTCCTGCATTTTGTCGTTGTGA